In the genome of Candidatus Microbacterium phytovorans, one region contains:
- a CDS encoding GNAT family protein encodes MLLSEPVTLENDHVRLEPLAPAHVDDLTAAREGLAYAWYTSVPASVGGEIDRRLAERDAGRMNPWAVVAGGRAVGMTTFCEIDQANRHVEIGYTWLSASVQRTAVNTAAKLLLLTHAFEACDAIAVEFRTHWHNRQSRAAIERLGARQDGVLRNHRLGPDGSLRDTVVYSILPHEWPAVRLGLEARLGAGDADAAARD; translated from the coding sequence GTGCTGCTGAGCGAACCCGTGACCCTCGAGAACGACCACGTGCGGCTGGAGCCCCTCGCCCCCGCGCACGTGGACGACCTCACGGCGGCCCGCGAGGGCCTCGCGTACGCCTGGTACACCTCGGTGCCCGCGTCGGTCGGCGGCGAGATCGATCGCCGCCTAGCCGAGAGGGATGCCGGTCGCATGAACCCGTGGGCGGTCGTCGCGGGCGGACGCGCCGTGGGCATGACCACCTTCTGCGAGATCGACCAGGCGAACCGCCACGTGGAGATCGGCTACACGTGGCTCTCGGCGTCCGTGCAGCGCACCGCGGTCAACACCGCCGCCAAACTGCTGCTGCTGACGCACGCGTTCGAGGCGTGCGACGCGATCGCCGTCGAGTTCCGCACCCACTGGCACAACCGGCAGTCTCGCGCCGCGATCGAACGACTCGGGGCTCGTCAAGACGGCGTGCTGCGCAATCATCGTCTCGGCCCCGACGGGAGCCTGCGCGACACCGTCGTCTACTCGATCCTCCCTCACGAGTGGCCGGCGGTGCGGCTCGGCCTGGAGGCGCGGCTGGGGGCGGGCGACGCGGACGCGGCGGCGCGCGACTGA
- a CDS encoding phospho-sugar mutase — MTASATLEAARRWLAQDPDEVTRAELTGVIDAAESGDADALADLDDRFSTRLAFGTAGLRGRLGAGSNRMNRVLVTQAAAGLAAYVAETSADPTPLIVVGYDGRRNSDVFARDSAEIFAGAGLRAVLLPRLLPTPVLAFAVRHLGAAAGVMVTASHNPPDDNGYKVYLGGSDDGSQIVSPADARIAAHILEVAAQGDISTLPRGEYEIADESVVDAYVSATATVAPAPAGAAGMTWVYTAMHGVGHETLEKILLAAGYPLPTVVTEQIRPDGAFPTVAFPNPEEPGAMDLSYATAREVGAEFIIASDPDADRLAVALPDPSSPDGWRRLTGNEVGLLLGWRAARTASGGSLACSLVSSPGLQVVAEHYGLDFHATLTGFKWISRAPGIVYGFEEALGYLVNPQTVRDKDGISAAVAILGMIAEAREQGRTLADVMTQFDETFGYFASGQVSVRVDDLALIGRIMGALRAAPPTRIGDIAVDRIDDLLSGAEGLPPGDVLRVWLADGSRVIVRPSGTEPKLKAYLDVRGTSRDDATSRLASVEAGTRALIAAAQA; from the coding sequence ATGACCGCGTCGGCGACGCTGGAGGCGGCGCGGCGCTGGCTCGCGCAAGACCCCGACGAGGTCACCCGCGCCGAGCTCACCGGTGTCATCGATGCGGCGGAGTCCGGTGATGCCGACGCGCTGGCCGACCTCGACGATCGCTTCTCGACGCGCCTCGCCTTCGGCACGGCCGGGCTGCGCGGTCGCCTCGGAGCCGGTTCCAACCGGATGAACCGGGTGCTGGTGACGCAGGCCGCGGCGGGGCTCGCCGCCTACGTCGCCGAGACCTCCGCCGACCCGACGCCCCTGATCGTCGTCGGCTACGACGGTCGCCGCAACAGCGACGTCTTCGCGCGCGACAGCGCGGAGATCTTCGCCGGCGCGGGCCTGCGCGCCGTGCTCCTGCCGCGGCTGCTCCCGACGCCCGTCCTCGCGTTCGCCGTCCGGCACCTCGGTGCCGCGGCGGGCGTCATGGTCACCGCCTCGCACAACCCGCCCGACGACAACGGCTACAAGGTGTACCTGGGCGGCTCCGACGACGGCTCCCAGATCGTCTCCCCCGCCGACGCCCGCATCGCCGCCCACATCCTCGAAGTGGCGGCCCAGGGCGACATCTCCACGCTCCCCCGAGGGGAGTACGAGATCGCGGACGAGTCCGTCGTCGACGCGTACGTCTCGGCGACCGCGACGGTGGCCCCCGCGCCCGCGGGAGCGGCAGGGATGACGTGGGTCTACACGGCGATGCACGGCGTCGGTCACGAGACGCTGGAGAAGATCCTGCTCGCGGCCGGGTATCCGCTGCCGACCGTCGTGACCGAGCAGATCCGACCCGACGGCGCATTCCCGACCGTAGCGTTCCCCAACCCGGAGGAACCCGGGGCGATGGACCTGTCGTACGCGACCGCACGCGAGGTCGGCGCCGAGTTCATCATCGCGAGCGATCCGGATGCCGATCGGCTCGCCGTCGCGCTCCCCGACCCGTCGTCGCCGGACGGCTGGCGCCGCCTCACCGGCAACGAGGTCGGCCTGCTCCTCGGCTGGCGTGCGGCGCGCACGGCATCCGGCGGGTCGCTCGCCTGCTCGCTCGTGTCGTCACCGGGCCTGCAGGTCGTGGCCGAGCACTACGGCCTCGACTTCCACGCTACCCTCACGGGCTTCAAGTGGATCTCGCGCGCACCCGGCATCGTCTACGGCTTCGAGGAGGCGCTGGGCTACCTCGTCAACCCGCAGACCGTGCGCGACAAGGACGGCATCTCGGCGGCCGTCGCCATCCTCGGCATGATCGCCGAGGCGCGCGAGCAGGGGCGGACGCTCGCCGATGTCATGACGCAGTTCGACGAGACCTTCGGCTACTTCGCGTCGGGGCAGGTATCGGTGCGGGTCGACGACCTCGCGCTCATCGGTCGCATCATGGGCGCCCTGCGCGCAGCTCCGCCGACGCGGATCGGCGACATCGCGGTGGATCGCATCGACGACCTGCTGTCGGGAGCCGAGGGACTCCCGCCGGGCGACGTCCTTCGCGTGTGGCTCGCCGATGGATCGCGCGTCATCGTCCGTCCGAGCGGAACGGAGCCGAAGCTGAAGGCCTACCTCGACGTGCGCGGCACCTCGAGGGATGACGCGACCTCACGACTGGCATCGGTGGAGGCGGGCACCCGCGCGCTGATCGCCGCCGCGCAGGCTTGA
- a CDS encoding purine-nucleoside phosphorylase has product MSDTIHHPLDDPATDPFEVAAQAAADIARLTGVERHGIALTLGSGWGKAADLIGETTATLPATEVTGFSKPALAGHVGSLRSILTPSGKRVLVIGARTHYYENHGVRRVVHSVRTAAATGAKTMVLTNGAGGIKGSWKPGTPVLISDHINLTGDSPLEGATFIDLTDLYSTRLRDLARRVDPTLDEGVYCQFRGPQYETPAEVQMAKIIGGHIVGMSTALEAIAARQAGMEILGFSLITNMAAGIQTTPLSHQEVIEAGQQAEPVISALLARVIGEL; this is encoded by the coding sequence ATGTCCGACACGATCCACCACCCGCTCGACGACCCCGCCACCGATCCGTTCGAGGTGGCCGCGCAGGCCGCCGCCGACATCGCCCGGCTGACCGGCGTCGAGCGCCACGGCATCGCCCTCACGCTCGGAAGCGGCTGGGGCAAGGCCGCCGACCTCATCGGCGAGACGACCGCGACGCTCCCCGCCACCGAGGTGACGGGGTTCAGCAAACCCGCCCTCGCCGGGCACGTGGGGTCGCTGCGGAGCATCCTCACGCCCTCGGGCAAGCGGGTGCTCGTCATCGGCGCCCGCACGCACTACTACGAGAACCACGGCGTCCGCCGCGTCGTGCACAGTGTGCGCACCGCTGCCGCGACGGGCGCGAAGACGATGGTGCTCACCAACGGCGCCGGCGGCATCAAGGGCTCGTGGAAGCCGGGCACCCCGGTGCTCATCAGCGATCACATCAACCTCACGGGCGACTCCCCGCTCGAGGGCGCGACCTTCATCGACCTCACCGACCTGTACTCGACGCGCCTGCGCGACCTCGCCCGCCGCGTCGATCCGACCCTCGACGAGGGTGTCTACTGCCAGTTCCGCGGCCCGCAGTACGAGACGCCGGCGGAGGTGCAGATGGCGAAGATCATCGGCGGCCACATCGTCGGCATGTCCACGGCGTTGGAGGCCATCGCCGCCCGTCAAGCCGGCATGGAGATCCTCGGGTTCTCGCTCATCACCAACATGGCGGCCGGCATCCAGACCACTCCGCTGAGCCACCAGGAGGTCATCGAGGCCGGCCAGCAGGCCGAGCCGGTGATCTCGGCGCTGCTGGCCCGCGTGATCGGCGAGCTGTGA
- a CDS encoding NAD(P)H-quinone dehydrogenase: MSSLSLPSVSFERTQSVAVLGGGPGGYEAALAAAQLGAEVTLVERAGVGGAAVITDVVPSKSLIATADAAVAISEASDLGVQLFAKTDTGKPLKPEVAINLAAVNKRLLSLARQQSDDMRAHLVEAGVRIVSGHGRLDGTHAVVVSTGPGGTDFDRIEADTLVVSVGASPRELDSAKPDGERILTWTQLYDMKSLPEHLIVVGSGVTGAEFASAYMNLGAKVTLISSRDQVLPGEDRDAATVLEKVFKRGGMTVLSKSRADRVERVGDGVVVTLSDGRTVEGSHCLMAVGSIPNTAGIGLEDAGVQLTDSGHIRVNRVARTSVPNIYAAGDCTTFVPLASVASMQGRTAIFHALGDTVIPLERRRITANIFTAPEIATVGRQEKDVESGAINGYVYKLPLAANARAKMMGIKDGFVKIIAREGSGTVIGGVIVGPRASELIYPIAIAVERRMTVDQVSRVFAVFPSLSGSITDATRAMHLVNRDDDFFG, from the coding sequence ATGTCGTCCCTGAGCCTCCCGTCCGTGAGCTTCGAGCGCACCCAGTCCGTCGCCGTCCTCGGCGGTGGCCCCGGAGGCTACGAGGCGGCGCTCGCCGCCGCGCAGCTCGGCGCAGAAGTGACTCTCGTCGAACGGGCCGGCGTCGGCGGAGCCGCCGTCATCACCGACGTCGTGCCGTCCAAGAGCCTCATCGCCACGGCCGATGCCGCCGTCGCGATCTCCGAGGCATCCGACCTGGGTGTGCAGCTGTTCGCGAAGACCGACACGGGCAAGCCGCTCAAGCCCGAGGTCGCGATCAACCTCGCCGCGGTCAACAAGCGTCTCCTCTCCCTCGCTCGCCAGCAGTCCGACGACATGCGCGCCCACCTCGTGGAGGCCGGTGTCCGGATCGTGTCGGGGCACGGGCGCCTCGACGGCACGCATGCCGTGGTCGTGTCGACGGGTCCGGGCGGCACCGACTTCGACCGCATCGAGGCCGACACGCTCGTCGTGTCCGTCGGAGCCTCCCCGCGCGAGCTCGACAGCGCCAAGCCCGACGGTGAGCGCATCCTCACGTGGACGCAGCTGTACGACATGAAGTCACTTCCCGAGCACCTCATCGTCGTCGGGTCGGGCGTCACGGGCGCCGAGTTCGCCTCGGCCTACATGAACCTCGGCGCGAAGGTGACGCTCATCTCCAGTCGCGACCAGGTGCTCCCCGGTGAAGACCGCGACGCCGCCACGGTGCTGGAGAAGGTGTTCAAGCGCGGCGGCATGACGGTGCTTTCGAAGTCGCGCGCCGATCGGGTGGAGCGCGTCGGCGACGGCGTCGTCGTGACGCTCTCCGACGGGCGCACCGTCGAGGGGAGCCACTGTCTGATGGCGGTCGGGTCGATCCCCAACACGGCGGGCATCGGTCTGGAGGATGCCGGTGTGCAGCTCACCGACTCGGGCCACATCCGGGTGAACCGGGTGGCGCGCACCTCGGTGCCGAACATCTATGCGGCCGGTGACTGCACGACGTTCGTGCCCCTGGCATCCGTCGCCTCGATGCAGGGACGCACCGCGATCTTCCATGCGCTGGGCGACACCGTGATTCCGTTGGAGCGTCGGCGCATCACGGCCAACATCTTCACGGCACCCGAGATCGCCACGGTCGGCCGCCAGGAGAAGGACGTCGAGTCCGGCGCGATCAACGGCTACGTCTACAAGCTGCCGCTCGCCGCCAACGCGCGCGCGAAGATGATGGGCATCAAGGACGGCTTCGTGAAGATCATCGCGCGGGAGGGTTCGGGCACCGTCATCGGCGGCGTCATCGTCGGCCCGCGCGCGTCGGAGCTCATCTATCCGATCGCGATCGCGGTCGAGCGGCGCATGACCGTCGACCAGGTCTCGCGCGTGTTCGCGGTGTTCCCGTCGCTGTCGGGCTCGATCACCGATGCGACGCGCGCGATGCACCTCGTCAACCGCGACGACGACTTCTTCGGCTGA
- a CDS encoding biotin carboxylase N-terminal domain-containing protein: MPHIAKVLIANRGEIAVRVIRAAKDSGKASVAVYADQDRDAMHARLADEAYALEGATSAETYLSIDKILSVARRSGADAVHPGYGFLAENADFARAVIAAGLTWIGPSPEAIEALGDKVTARHVAEKVGAPLAPGTPGPVAGADEVIAFAQEYGLPIAIKAAYGGGGRGLKVARELDEVAELFESATREAITAFGRGECFVEKYLDKPRHVETQCLADAEGNVVVVSTRDCSLQRRHQKLVEEAPAPFLSDEQNRILYDASKAILKEVGYVGAGTCEFLIGADGTISFLEVNTRLQVEHPVSEEVTGIDLVREQFRLAEGGVLDYDDPEPVGHSFEFRINGEDPGRGFLPQPGRIHQFKTFGGPGIRLDSGVTAGDSVSGAFDSLLGKIIVSGRDRAEALERSRRALDEFEVAGMPTVLPFHRKVVRDPAFTGEDGTFGVFTRWIETEFDNDIAPWDGELESPEAGEARHTVVVEVAGKRLEVSLPDRIAQAPTKVGRPAAVPPSRRSHAPTVNAGASGDAVKSPMQATIVKVAVEEGQQVVKGDLVVVLEAMKMEQPLQAHKDGVIGAINAQPGTTVPAGHQLLTIS; this comes from the coding sequence ATGCCTCATATCGCCAAGGTGCTCATCGCGAACCGCGGCGAGATCGCCGTCCGCGTCATCCGCGCCGCCAAGGACTCCGGCAAGGCCTCGGTCGCCGTCTACGCCGACCAGGATCGTGACGCCATGCACGCCCGCCTCGCCGACGAGGCGTACGCCCTCGAGGGGGCGACCAGCGCGGAGACGTATCTCTCGATCGACAAGATCCTCTCGGTCGCGCGGCGCTCCGGTGCCGACGCGGTGCACCCCGGCTACGGATTCCTCGCCGAGAACGCCGACTTCGCCCGCGCGGTGATCGCGGCCGGACTCACGTGGATCGGCCCGTCGCCCGAGGCGATCGAAGCACTCGGCGACAAGGTCACGGCCCGACACGTCGCCGAGAAGGTCGGCGCGCCGCTCGCGCCCGGCACGCCCGGACCGGTCGCGGGGGCCGACGAGGTCATCGCCTTCGCCCAGGAGTACGGTCTCCCCATCGCGATCAAGGCCGCGTACGGCGGCGGCGGTCGCGGCCTGAAGGTCGCTCGCGAGCTCGACGAGGTCGCCGAGCTCTTCGAATCGGCGACGCGCGAGGCGATCACCGCCTTCGGCCGCGGCGAGTGCTTCGTCGAGAAGTACCTCGACAAGCCGCGCCACGTCGAGACCCAGTGCCTCGCGGATGCCGAGGGCAACGTCGTCGTCGTGTCCACGCGCGACTGCTCGTTGCAGCGCCGCCACCAGAAGCTCGTCGAGGAGGCCCCCGCGCCGTTCCTGAGCGACGAGCAGAACCGCATCCTCTACGACGCGTCGAAGGCCATCCTCAAGGAGGTCGGGTACGTCGGCGCGGGCACGTGCGAGTTCCTCATCGGCGCCGACGGGACGATCTCCTTCCTCGAGGTCAACACGCGCCTGCAGGTGGAGCACCCGGTGTCCGAGGAGGTCACCGGCATCGATCTCGTGCGCGAGCAGTTCCGCCTCGCCGAGGGCGGCGTGCTCGACTACGACGATCCCGAGCCGGTCGGACACTCGTTCGAGTTCCGCATCAACGGCGAGGACCCGGGCCGCGGGTTCCTGCCGCAGCCCGGACGCATCCACCAGTTCAAGACGTTCGGCGGCCCCGGCATCCGTCTGGACTCCGGCGTCACGGCGGGCGACAGCGTCTCGGGGGCCTTCGACTCCCTGCTCGGGAAGATCATCGTGTCGGGCCGCGACCGCGCCGAGGCGCTTGAACGCTCCCGCCGCGCTCTCGACGAGTTCGAGGTGGCCGGCATGCCCACCGTGCTGCCCTTCCACCGCAAGGTCGTGCGCGACCCCGCCTTCACCGGCGAGGACGGCACCTTCGGCGTGTTCACCCGCTGGATCGAGACCGAGTTCGACAACGACATCGCCCCCTGGGACGGCGAGCTGGAATCGCCGGAGGCCGGCGAGGCGCGTCACACGGTGGTCGTCGAGGTCGCCGGCAAGCGCCTCGAGGTGAGCCTCCCCGATCGCATCGCCCAGGCGCCCACGAAGGTCGGTCGTCCGGCCGCCGTGCCGCCGTCGCGACGCTCGCACGCGCCGACGGTCAACGCCGGCGCGTCCGGTGATGCCGTCAAGTCGCCCATGCAGGCCACGATCGTCAAGGTCGCCGTCGAGGAGGGGCAGCAGGTCGTCAAGGGCGACCTGGTCGTCGTCCTCGAGGCGATGAAGATGGAGCAGCCGCTGCAGGCGCACAAGGACGGCGTCATCGGGGCGATCAACGCGCAGCCCGGCACGACGGTGCCGGCGGGGCATCAGCTGCTCACAATCTCCTGA
- a CDS encoding Maf family protein yields the protein MRVCLASTSPARLMLLRQAGIEPLARAPRVDEEAVIAEVETREGRVLPPDEHVLLLARRKAADVVASLTQEEEGFEGIVIGGDSMFELDGQVLGKPYTADAATARWQAMRGRTGILHSGHSVYRVRPGRAPKEAHAVAAASVTFADDVTDREIADYVASGEPLLVAGAFTVDSLGGAFITRVDGDPSTVVGMSLSTVRRLTGELGVPWTSLWNRPTAG from the coding sequence ATGCGCGTCTGCCTCGCCTCCACGTCCCCGGCCCGTCTCATGCTGCTGCGGCAGGCCGGGATCGAGCCGCTCGCCCGCGCGCCGCGCGTCGACGAGGAGGCCGTGATCGCGGAGGTCGAGACGCGCGAGGGCCGCGTCCTCCCGCCGGACGAGCACGTCCTCCTGCTGGCGCGCCGCAAGGCCGCCGACGTCGTGGCGAGCTTGACGCAGGAGGAGGAGGGCTTCGAGGGGATCGTCATCGGCGGCGACTCCATGTTCGAGCTCGACGGTCAGGTGCTCGGAAAGCCGTACACAGCCGATGCGGCCACGGCCCGCTGGCAGGCGATGCGCGGGCGCACCGGCATCCTCCACTCCGGGCACAGCGTGTATCGCGTGCGACCGGGCCGCGCACCTAAGGAGGCGCACGCCGTCGCCGCCGCCTCGGTCACGTTCGCCGACGACGTCACCGACCGCGAGATCGCGGACTACGTCGCCTCGGGTGAACCGCTGCTGGTGGCCGGCGCGTTTACGGTCGACAGCCTCGGCGGAGCGTTCATCACGCGCGTCGACGGCGATCCCTCCACCGTCGTGGGCATGTCACTCTCGACGGTGCGGCGATTGACAGGCGAACTCGGGGTCCCGTGGACGTCGCTGTGGAACCGCCCGACCGCCGGGTGA
- a CDS encoding class I SAM-dependent RNA methyltransferase: MPANEIELDVTDVAHGGVFVGRHQDEESADRGGRVVFVPDAIPGERVRVRLTETGKASYWRGEVLEVLSASPHRRPHVWAQADVDVAPENRPGGADFGHIDLDHQRTLKTQVIRDALQRIGGLALPVTVAAAHPLPGGPAAEDGMGWRTRVSVHVDGDGRIGPYAARSHRVIPTTELPLAADEIADAVRQPRAAASGRLDFVLPADGRVRVIARPDSTDPRPRRGPRRGGAPAAPIDPAARETVVERVAGREFRVDAGGFWQVHRAAAHTLTAALGELLAGDVVDPDAWHLDLYGGVGLLAAALGDAGGPTTRVTTVESDPRATEHAGENLAEWVGARAETGRVDRWLRSLTASASAAERARLRAGVVVLDPPRAGAGRDVVEHIVELRPAHVAYVACDPVALARDLGTFAARGYHASAVHGFDLFPHSHHVEGLVLLTTEGEAR; encoded by the coding sequence ATGCCCGCGAACGAGATCGAACTGGACGTCACCGACGTCGCGCACGGCGGCGTCTTCGTGGGACGCCACCAGGATGAGGAAAGCGCTGACCGCGGCGGACGGGTCGTGTTCGTCCCGGACGCGATCCCGGGCGAGCGCGTCCGGGTGCGTCTGACCGAGACCGGGAAGGCGTCGTACTGGCGCGGTGAGGTGCTCGAGGTGCTCTCGGCATCCCCGCATCGTCGCCCGCACGTATGGGCGCAGGCCGACGTCGACGTGGCACCCGAGAACCGCCCCGGGGGAGCCGACTTCGGGCACATCGACCTCGATCACCAGCGCACGCTGAAGACGCAGGTCATCCGCGACGCGCTGCAGCGCATCGGCGGGCTGGCGCTTCCCGTCACCGTCGCCGCGGCCCATCCGCTTCCGGGCGGGCCAGCGGCGGAGGACGGCATGGGTTGGCGCACGCGCGTCAGCGTGCACGTCGATGGCGACGGCCGGATCGGGCCCTATGCGGCACGCAGCCACCGTGTCATCCCGACGACGGAGCTGCCGCTGGCCGCCGACGAGATCGCCGACGCCGTCCGTCAGCCGCGGGCCGCCGCATCGGGCCGCCTCGACTTCGTGCTCCCGGCCGACGGGCGGGTACGCGTCATCGCGCGCCCCGACAGCACGGACCCGCGACCGCGCCGGGGTCCTCGCCGCGGCGGCGCACCGGCCGCGCCGATCGACCCCGCCGCGCGCGAGACCGTCGTCGAGCGGGTCGCGGGGCGGGAGTTCCGCGTCGACGCGGGCGGGTTCTGGCAGGTGCACCGCGCCGCGGCGCACACCCTCACGGCGGCGCTCGGCGAACTCCTGGCCGGAGACGTCGTCGATCCCGACGCGTGGCACCTCGACCTGTACGGCGGGGTGGGGCTCCTCGCCGCTGCCCTCGGCGACGCGGGCGGGCCGACCACCCGTGTCACGACCGTAGAGTCCGATCCCCGGGCGACGGAGCACGCCGGCGAGAACCTGGCGGAATGGGTGGGCGCACGCGCCGAGACGGGGCGCGTCGACCGCTGGTTGCGCAGCCTCACGGCATCCGCGTCCGCCGCCGAGCGCGCGCGACTGCGTGCGGGCGTCGTGGTGCTCGACCCGCCGCGCGCGGGAGCGGGTCGAGACGTCGTCGAACACATCGTCGAGCTCCGACCGGCGCACGTGGCCTACGTCGCGTGCGATCCCGTCGCGCTGGCCCGCGATCTCGGCACGTTCGCCGCCCGCGGCTATCACGCGTCGGCAGTCCACGGGTTCGACCTGTTCCCGCATTCTCATCATGTCGAAGGGCTTGTCCTCCTCACTACTGAGGGTGAGGCTCGTTAG
- a CDS encoding response regulator transcription factor — MTRVAFIDDHESVRLGLEAACAREPEKEVVFSGDTVTEYMKWRVLSHEGPADVVVLDLTLGDGTTVTENVLRLTRDGSEVIIHSVADRPAAVREALAAGAAGVVSKSSRIDDVIRAIRIVARGEPLDNVEWASAVDGDRAFADAQLSARERDVLRLYATGLPLKAVADRLGIAYSTAKENITRVRVKYIDVGRPAPTKVDLLRRAMEDGLVAEDEGDV, encoded by the coding sequence ATGACTCGGGTGGCGTTCATCGACGACCACGAATCCGTGCGCCTGGGCCTCGAGGCCGCGTGCGCCCGCGAGCCCGAGAAGGAGGTCGTCTTCTCCGGCGACACCGTCACCGAATACATGAAGTGGCGCGTGCTCTCCCACGAGGGGCCCGCCGACGTCGTCGTCCTCGACCTCACGCTCGGCGACGGCACCACCGTCACCGAGAACGTGCTGCGACTCACGCGCGACGGCTCCGAGGTGATCATCCACAGCGTCGCCGACCGACCCGCCGCCGTCCGCGAGGCGCTCGCCGCCGGGGCGGCGGGCGTGGTCAGCAAGTCGTCGCGCATCGACGACGTCATCCGGGCGATCCGCATCGTCGCCCGAGGGGAGCCCCTCGACAACGTCGAGTGGGCCAGCGCCGTCGACGGCGACCGGGCCTTCGCCGACGCCCAGCTGTCGGCCCGCGAGCGCGACGTGCTCCGGCTGTACGCCACGGGTCTGCCCCTGAAGGCGGTGGCCGACCGGCTCGGGATCGCGTACTCGACGGCGAAGGAGAACATCACACGCGTGCGCGTGAAGTACATCGACGTCGGGCGTCCCGCGCCGACGAAGGTCGACCTGCTCCGCCGCGCCATGGAGGACGGTCTCGTCGCTGAGGACGAGGGTGACGTCTGA
- a CDS encoding ATP-binding protein, whose translation MTSERPSGAVSLRPVLPPGEAAAAGSERFSQARIERILGVVVGFGCSVLGAQAFLNALTSTQEGPLWRVTLVVAVFVPLILMVVASSTGLATRACAGVFAVVFPLVLLAWPIATAGRDAAGTSAPWIWFLLNVGTAAAVLAFSMPLQIVWALFIPLLYGVVRIVQVGPDALRATILDVVFAIILAAVFVVLGWMLRSVAVQMDTARRDAVGSYAAAAAADASERERVAVAALMHDSVLAALIAAERARTPRERSLAVSMAREALTRLANVDQDAGEGSDAPVPLASFVADLDRASSDAGGPRVSSTVDALDWSLPGRVARALVLATAQAVANSVEHADGKGLRIEVAAGDRHVEILIADRGRGFDPDAVPDDRLGIRGSISARVAAVAGTSRIESDPTGTRVALYWERPS comes from the coding sequence GTGACGTCTGAGCGGCCGTCCGGAGCCGTATCGCTCCGGCCGGTCCTTCCCCCCGGTGAGGCTGCGGCTGCCGGAAGCGAGCGGTTCTCGCAGGCGCGCATCGAACGCATTCTCGGCGTCGTCGTCGGTTTCGGCTGCTCGGTCCTGGGGGCGCAGGCGTTCCTGAACGCCCTGACCTCCACCCAGGAGGGTCCGCTGTGGCGAGTGACTCTCGTGGTGGCCGTGTTCGTCCCCCTCATCCTCATGGTCGTCGCCAGTTCCACGGGGCTCGCGACCCGCGCGTGCGCCGGCGTCTTCGCCGTCGTCTTCCCCCTCGTGCTGCTGGCCTGGCCGATCGCCACCGCCGGTCGCGACGCCGCCGGCACGTCCGCGCCGTGGATCTGGTTCCTGCTCAACGTCGGAACCGCCGCGGCCGTCCTCGCCTTCTCCATGCCCCTGCAGATCGTGTGGGCGCTGTTCATCCCCCTGCTGTACGGCGTCGTGCGGATCGTGCAGGTCGGGCCGGATGCGCTGCGGGCGACCATCCTCGACGTGGTGTTCGCCATCATCCTCGCGGCGGTGTTCGTCGTGCTGGGCTGGATGCTGCGCAGCGTCGCCGTGCAGATGGACACGGCCAGGCGGGATGCCGTCGGCTCCTACGCCGCCGCGGCAGCCGCCGACGCGTCCGAGCGCGAACGGGTCGCCGTGGCGGCGCTCATGCACGACAGCGTCCTGGCCGCCCTCATCGCGGCGGAGCGTGCACGGACACCGCGCGAACGGTCGCTCGCGGTGTCGATGGCACGTGAGGCCCTCACCCGTCTCGCCAACGTCGATCAGGATGCCGGCGAGGGCTCCGACGCCCCGGTGCCCCTGGCATCCTTCGTCGCCGACCTGGACCGCGCCTCGTCCGATGCCGGCGGGCCCAGGGTGAGCAGCACGGTCGACGCGCTCGACTGGTCGCTTCCCGGCCGTGTCGCCCGTGCCCTCGTGCTGGCCACGGCGCAGGCCGTTGCCAACTCGGTCGAGCATGCCGACGGCAAGGGGCTGCGCATCGAGGTCGCCGCGGGCGACCGGCACGTCGAGATCCTCATCGCCGATCGCGGACGGGGATTCGATCCGGACGCCGTGCCCGATGACCGCCTCGGCATCCGAGGGTCGATCTCCGCGCGCGTCGCTGCGGTGGCGGGCACGTCGCGCATCGAGAGCGACCCGACCGGCACCCGGGTCGCCCTGTACTGGGAGCGGCCGTCATGA
- a CDS encoding acyl-CoA carboxylase subunit epsilon, which translates to MTGADGVPARDASAEDTALRIDVLRGNPTPEELAAAVAVVSESYRSEAAAAVADDGRRRSAWEVSARSLRQPLRREVGWGRFSG; encoded by the coding sequence ATGACCGGGGCGGACGGCGTGCCGGCGCGCGACGCCTCGGCCGAGGACACGGCGCTGCGGATCGACGTGCTGCGCGGTAATCCGACGCCCGAGGAACTCGCGGCCGCCGTCGCCGTCGTCAGCGAATCGTATCGCTCGGAGGCCGCGGCGGCCGTCGCCGATGACGGGCGTCGGCGTTCCGCGTGGGAGGTCTCGGCGCGGTCGCTCCGGCAGCCGTTGCGTCGCGAGGTCGGCTGGGGTCGATTCTCGGGCTGA